A single genomic interval of Gossypium raimondii isolate GPD5lz chromosome 11, ASM2569854v1, whole genome shotgun sequence harbors:
- the LOC105804177 gene encoding homeobox-leucine zipper protein ATHB-6 has translation MKRVGSSHSLGAMMSICPISDDNQIYSREFQSILDGLDEEEGVEESGYVAEKKRRLNVDQVKALEKDFEVENKLDPGRKLKLAQQLGLRPRQVAVWFQNRRARWKTKQLEKDYGLLKNRYETLKLNYDSLQHDNQVLLKQIEEVKAKLNGKNNVSVKEEVNVTKTANRTLEQSEAPVEVKYESLKNNSKGSNGAILFLDLKDGSSDSDSSAVLNEDNNNGSNYVGGSSSGILQSQHVWMSPTTASSLNFNSSSSSSSMKCFQPQQFVKMEEQNFFSADEACKFFSDEEAPSLHWYCPEHWN, from the exons ATGAAAAGAGTTGGCAGCTCACATTCCTTGGGTGCTATGATGTCCATCTGCCCAATCTCAG ATGACAACCAGATTTACAGTAGAGAGTTTCAGTCGATTTTAGATGGATTAGATGAAGAAGAGGGCGTGGAAGAATCAGGGTATGTTGCAGAAAAGAAGAGGCGATTGAATGTAGATCAAGTGAAAGCGTTGGAGAAGGATTTCGAGGTGGAAAACAAACTTGATCCTGGGAGGAAATTGAAACTAGCTCAACAACTTGGCTTGCGACCTCGACAAGTTGCTGTCTGGTTCCAAAACCGCCGTGCTAGGTGGAAGACTAAACAACTGGAGAAGGATTATGGGCTTCTCAAAAACAGATATGAAACTCTTAAGCTAAATTATGATAGCCTCCAGCATGACAATCAAGTTCTTCTTAAACAG ATAGAGGAGGTGAAGGCAAAGCTGAATGGAAAGAACAATGTTTCAGTGAAGGAGGAGGTGAATGTGACTAAAACTGCTAATAGAACACTAGAACAAAGTGAAGCACCAGTAGAAGTGAAGTATGAGAGCTTGAAGAACAACAGCAAGGGATCAAATGGGGCCATCCTTTTCCTAGACTTAAAAGACGGTTCATCAGATAGTGACTCAAGCGCTGTCTTGAATGAAGACAACAACAATGGCTCGAACTACGTGGGTGGATCTTCATCTGGGATTCTACAAAGCCAACATGTTTGGATGTCACCGACAACAGCCTCTTCACTCAATTTCAACtcctcttcttcatcttcttctatGAAGTGCTTCCAACCCCAGCAATTTGTGAAGATGGAAGAACAAAATTTCTTTAGTGCAGATGAAGCTTGCAAGTTCTTCTCAGATGAAGAAGCTCCAAGTCTTCATTGGTATTGTCCTGAACACTGGAACTAA